DNA sequence from the Vicia villosa cultivar HV-30 ecotype Madison, WI linkage group LG3, Vvil1.0, whole genome shotgun sequence genome:
TCCATTATTTTTGGAGGATGCACGGACTGGTCTTAGGCCCGTTTTGTCAATCCTTGCTCAGGTAGcataatatattttgaaaagttaaaggtataatctttttaaaaataaagaattaaaataaactcTAAAAAGCCATTAAACCAAAACTAAATTGAAATctgattttaataaataaaaatttgttattaacaaaagaaaagaaaaatgaaatgaaatctaACTTCACAAAAAGTAAATGTAGTAAACAAGGAAACACAAAGTTGATCTATCATAAAGGAAACATGCATAAGGATAACTGGATAAGAATGAGATGAGAGTAAGACACCCCATGATGATGAACAATGTAAACAGATTTTATCTGGTCTACCTTCTTGCCACGTCATTCCAAACGTGTCAAACCACCCTTCTGTCTCTCTCCCTCATCTACCCTCACCTCATCGTTCCTATTTTcccattattaatttttttttttttttagtatttatccctatcatatttttttattcataaataattttatataatcatTCTTCTTTCACTCACAACACAAACACACttcatttctttctttctttctttcttaatgGTAATGGTTTCAGAAGAATTTAATAGTTCATTGATTGTGTTGAGTTAGTTACATATTGTTAGTGTTTTTTATTCTTCTTGAATTTTGATGACAAATAACCCTTTTACTCATAAGCccaaaacaaagaaaagaagaacCGGCCAAGGGTAATCCAATTCTTATTCTcagtttctttttaaaaaaatagttttctttttTGGGTTAAAATGGAGATTTTAGTGGGTCCCACTTTCACCATCGACGTTCCTTCATCTCCGCCGCCTTCCGATCAAACCGAAGAACGCCGCCGCCTCTTCATGAATGAAGTTGAAGCTCCGACGTCGTTCCGGATCTCGGGATCGTCGAAGTTCTTCGGCGGCGGTTCGCCGGAGAGTTCGTCGTCGATTGGGACTCCCGATGAGAGTGACAACGATGAGGAAGTGCAGAGTCAGATGAAGACAAGAAGTGGATTGGGTTCGTTGGATTCTTTGGAAGACTCTCTCCCTATCAAGTTTGTTACTTTCTCTCTCTATTTTCTCTCTCTATACTCTTGATTAATTTTCTAACTTTTGATTAATCTTGGATTAGGAGGGGATTATCAAGtcattttgaaggaaaatcaAAGTCATTTACGGATCTATCACAAGTAAGCGATTTAACTGAATTGCGAAAGCAAGAGAGTCCTTTTAACAAGAGAAGAAGGGTTTTAATTGCTTCTAAATTTTCGAGAAAATCGTCTTTCTATTCATGGTCAAACCCTAAATCCATGCCTCTTTTGCCTGTGAATGAGGATCATGATGATGATTATGGTGATGGTTATTATGATtatgaagaagaggaaaagactaGAAAAGTTTCATCTTCTTCGTCTTCATCTTCTTTGGGAGAGGAGAAGAAACAAGAGGATCAAGTTCAGGTTGGGGATGGTAGAATGCATGAATCTCATGCTGCTGGAATGAGGCTTAGACTTAGAAGCTTTAAGTCAAGGAGTTTTTCTCTTGCAGATCTACAAGAACATGAcgatgaggaagatgatgaagatgattaattaattaattaactttaacataaagttttttcttttattcttttgttgTTAAGTAAACTTCTACTAAGTTAATGAATTGAATAACTTTATCTATCTCTTTTATATTTTGGCGACCATTATAAACTCACACACAACCTCGTTCGAGTACTAGTAGTACTCGAATCTAGTACTCACAATTGACTTTGGTGTTGACGTTCTATCTAACAAAATTTTAGGCAGGGGTACTCACAATCGTTTGTACTAATACTAACAACAATATTTTAGGCAGGGGGTACTCATAACAAAATTTTAGGCAGGGGTACTCACAATCGTTTGTACTAATACTAACAACAATATTTTAGGCAGGGGGTACTCACAATCGTTTGTACTAATACTAACAGTCGTATCGACTCTGATGTTGACGTGACATTTTATCTAACAATATTTTAGTGAGGGGGTTTGAGTACTAGTACTCACAATCGACTCTGGTGCTGGTGTTTGACGTGACATTTTATCTAACAATATTTTAGTGAGG
Encoded proteins:
- the LOC131660519 gene encoding protein OXIDATIVE STRESS 3 LIKE 4-like, yielding MEILVGPTFTIDVPSSPPPSDQTEERRRLFMNEVEAPTSFRISGSSKFFGGGSPESSSSIGTPDESDNDEEVQSQMKTRSGLGSLDSLEDSLPIKRGLSSHFEGKSKSFTDLSQVSDLTELRKQESPFNKRRRVLIASKFSRKSSFYSWSNPKSMPLLPVNEDHDDDYGDGYYDYEEEEKTRKVSSSSSSSSLGEEKKQEDQVQVGDGRMHESHAAGMRLRLRSFKSRSFSLADLQEHDDEEDDEDD